From one Mytilus edulis chromosome 1, xbMytEdul2.2, whole genome shotgun sequence genomic stretch:
- the LOC139506217 gene encoding perlucin-like protein, translating to MNLVYIQILYFYHTFYAVANGACPNGWFSHGLSCYFYSKTSVDFADAMVFCKNIDAVLVEIESDDENKFIQNSLKNITLKVPPHGYWIGLTDIEIENEWKWIESGNSASYVNWNPGQPDLRQSENCGILWYSTGFTWHDDFCSDNLAFFICEKEREV from the exons ATGAATTTAGTTTATATACAGATTTTGTATTTCTATCATACTTTCTATGCAG TTGCAAACGGGGCATGTCCAAACGGTTGGTTTAGTCATGGACTGTCCTGTTATTTCTATAGTAAAACAAGTGTAGACTTTGCGGATGCTATG GTTTTTTGCAAAAACATTGATGCAGTGTTAGTTGAGATAGAATCtgatgatgaaaacaaatttatacaaaacAGTCTGAAAAACATTACATTAAAAG TTCCACCCCATGGCTATTGGATTGGTCTAACAGACATTGAGATAGAAAATGAATGGAAATGGATTGAAAGCGGAAATTCTGCGTCATACGTCAACTGGAATCCTGGTCAACCGGATCTGCGTCAGAGTGAAAACTGTGGAATACTATGGTACAGTACTGGATTTACATGGCATGATGACTTCTGTTCGGACAATTTAGCCTTCTTCATCTGTGAAAAAGA